A stretch of Bradyrhizobium sp. CCBAU 53338 DNA encodes these proteins:
- the fdhD gene encoding formate dehydrogenase accessory sulfurtransferase FdhD, with protein MHVAVQAIDREIWRDGVASEGTRLIPEETPLALTYNGGTYAVMMGTPQNLEDFAVGFSLDEGIITSVDDIKSLDVVRLDDGIELRMWLEQDNAARISERRRHIAGPTGCGICGIDSIAEAVRPASIVPPGQSFTPQQIMTAMQAIAPLQSINMQTRAVHAAAFWSPSNGIVALREDVGRHNALDKLAGSLARSRTSASAGLVLLTSRVSVEMVQKTAAIGAPVMVAVSAPTALAVRTAAAAGITLIAIARSDGFEVFTHQGRITARRAQEIIDVVA; from the coding sequence ATGCACGTGGCGGTCCAGGCCATCGATCGGGAAATCTGGCGCGATGGTGTCGCGTCCGAGGGCACACGGCTGATCCCCGAGGAGACGCCGCTGGCGCTGACCTATAATGGCGGCACCTACGCCGTCATGATGGGGACGCCGCAGAATCTGGAAGATTTCGCCGTCGGCTTCAGCCTGGACGAAGGCATCATCACATCGGTCGACGACATCAAGTCGCTCGACGTGGTCCGCCTCGACGACGGCATCGAGCTGCGCATGTGGCTCGAGCAGGACAACGCTGCGCGCATCAGCGAGCGCCGCCGCCACATTGCCGGCCCCACCGGTTGCGGCATTTGCGGCATCGACTCGATCGCGGAAGCCGTGCGGCCCGCTTCCATCGTGCCGCCGGGCCAGTCCTTCACACCGCAGCAGATCATGACGGCGATGCAGGCGATCGCCCCGCTGCAATCGATCAACATGCAGACCCGCGCGGTGCACGCCGCGGCGTTCTGGTCCCCCTCGAACGGTATCGTGGCCCTGCGCGAGGACGTCGGCCGCCATAACGCGCTCGACAAGCTCGCTGGCTCGCTGGCGCGCAGCCGGACGAGCGCAAGCGCAGGCCTGGTGCTGCTGACGAGCCGCGTCTCGGTCGAAATGGTGCAGAAGACCGCCGCGATCGGCGCGCCCGTGATGGTCGCCGTCTCCGCCCCCACCGCGCTTGCGGTCCGCACCGCAGCGGCTGCCGGTATCACGCTGATTGCCATCGCCCGCAGCGACGGGTTTGAAGTGTTCACACACCAGGGCCGCATCACGGCTCGTCGTGCTCAGGAGATCATCGATGTCGTCGCCTGA
- a CDS encoding formate dehydrogenase subunit delta: MSSPDRLVYMANQIGTFFRSQGHDKAVPGIADHIRKFWDPRMKRAIFAHLDAGGAGLEPNVLEALTSLKQTTSLPEAH, from the coding sequence ATGTCGTCGCCTGACCGCCTCGTCTACATGGCAAACCAGATCGGCACCTTCTTCCGCAGCCAGGGCCACGACAAGGCCGTGCCCGGGATCGCCGATCACATCAGGAAGTTCTGGGATCCCAGGATGAAGCGCGCGATCTTCGCGCATCTCGATGCCGGCGGCGCGGGCCTCGAACCGAACGTGCTCGAAGCCCTCACCTCGCTCAAGCAGACGACTTCCCTTCCAGAAGCGCACTGA
- a CDS encoding bifunctional [glutamine synthetase] adenylyltransferase/[glutamine synthetase]-adenylyl-L-tyrosine phosphorylase gives MNHSAPGNADKHGESLVARFAEAPHIAASMSDERRFEGWLAELEPAQSTRLEALLVHPFAREILAGIAEFSPYLFDLVRADTLRLIRLLESEPDTHLAALIAEARAAVLAAPDEAEVMRLLRRMKAEAALLIALCDIGGVWPVMRVTAALTDLAVSSVQAALQYLLRQEAARGKIVPSDPEAPEIGCGLIVLAMGKMGAGELNYSSDIDLIVFFDPDATTLAPEIEPQPFFVRVTQGVARILQQRTYDGYVFRVDLRLRPDPSSTQVAISRDAALNYYEREGRTWERAAMIKARACAGDPRAGEALLAEIAPFVWRKHLDFAALADVHDMKRQMQTYRGQSEIAVEGHNVKVGRGGIREIEFFAQTQQLIAGGRQPELRVRPTLAALNILAARNWITSSARDELTTAYEFLRRAEHRLQMIADEQTHALPEDKEAVERFAWFFGYQSRETFARDLLRQLEIVQGHYEKLFEGDDPTGTASLPAIDYRAGPDDPRLLQHLTTLGFKKPAAVAQTIRDWLTGDYRVFRNEQTRNAFVEFVPALIDGLAHAEEPDRAVVAFDHFLQALQRGGRLITLLGQNRDLVALVALVLGAAPRLGEMLARQPQLMDGLIDPRFFGAMPDKRELSARLAVTVQDAGSYEEFLDRLRLFGQESLFLIGTRILSGTVSAQQASTAFADVAEGIVHTVHGLVADRFAAQHGRIKGQETAIIAMGRLGSREMTASSDLDLILLYDFDSDDPDSDGRKSLQGAHYFARFTQRLISAFTTRTNYGVLYEIDMRLRPSGRAGPVASSLVSFADYQANEAWTWEHMALTRARVVSASGEFTARIERIIREVLTRPRDPATTANDVADMRRAIAQEKGETDHWDLKYASGGMVDIDFIAQYLQLVHAHDKPDILDVSTLQVLENAARLGVLPQSEAEILRAAARLYHDLTQILRLCVSDRFKPETAGTDLQRVMARAGDAPDFSSLEARVKETQSEVRRVFSALLEGKSSA, from the coding sequence ATGAACCACTCCGCGCCGGGAAACGCGGACAAGCATGGTGAGAGCCTGGTCGCGCGCTTCGCGGAAGCTCCCCATATTGCCGCTTCCATGTCAGACGAGCGACGTTTCGAAGGCTGGCTGGCCGAGCTCGAGCCGGCACAATCGACCCGTCTTGAAGCCTTGCTGGTCCATCCCTTTGCGCGGGAGATCCTGGCCGGGATCGCAGAATTCTCGCCTTATCTGTTCGATCTGGTGCGCGCCGATACGCTGCGCCTGATCCGGCTGCTCGAAAGCGAACCGGATACGCATCTCGCCGCGCTGATCGCGGAGGCGAGGGCCGCTGTGCTGGCGGCGCCCGACGAAGCCGAGGTGATGCGGCTGCTTCGCCGCATGAAGGCGGAAGCGGCGCTCCTGATCGCGCTGTGCGACATCGGCGGGGTTTGGCCGGTGATGCGGGTGACGGCTGCGCTGACCGATCTCGCGGTGTCCTCGGTGCAGGCGGCGCTCCAGTACCTGCTGCGACAGGAAGCCGCACGCGGCAAGATCGTGCCATCAGATCCAGAGGCGCCGGAGATCGGCTGCGGTCTGATCGTGCTCGCCATGGGCAAGATGGGTGCGGGCGAGCTGAACTACTCCAGCGACATCGATCTGATCGTGTTCTTCGATCCCGATGCCACGACGCTCGCACCCGAAATCGAGCCGCAGCCGTTCTTCGTCCGGGTAACGCAAGGCGTGGCGCGCATCCTCCAGCAGCGCACCTATGACGGCTACGTGTTCCGTGTCGACCTGAGGCTGCGTCCCGATCCGTCCTCGACGCAAGTGGCGATCTCGCGCGATGCCGCACTGAACTATTACGAGCGGGAAGGGCGCACCTGGGAGCGTGCGGCGATGATCAAGGCGCGCGCCTGCGCCGGCGATCCCAGAGCGGGTGAGGCGCTGCTCGCCGAAATCGCGCCCTTTGTCTGGCGCAAGCATCTCGATTTCGCCGCACTCGCCGACGTGCACGACATGAAGCGGCAGATGCAGACCTATCGCGGCCAGAGCGAGATCGCGGTCGAGGGCCACAACGTCAAGGTCGGTCGCGGCGGCATCCGCGAGATCGAATTCTTCGCGCAGACCCAGCAATTGATCGCCGGCGGCCGCCAACCGGAATTGCGCGTGCGACCGACGCTTGCCGCGCTGAACATCCTCGCTGCTCGCAACTGGATCACCTCATCGGCCCGCGACGAGCTGACCACGGCCTATGAATTCCTGCGCCGCGCCGAGCACCGTCTCCAGATGATTGCCGACGAGCAGACCCATGCGCTGCCTGAGGACAAGGAGGCGGTCGAACGCTTCGCCTGGTTCTTCGGCTATCAAAGCCGCGAGACGTTTGCGCGCGACTTGTTGCGTCAGCTCGAGATCGTCCAGGGACACTACGAAAAGCTGTTCGAAGGCGACGATCCGACCGGTACGGCAAGCTTGCCCGCGATCGACTATCGCGCAGGTCCCGACGATCCGCGCCTGCTCCAGCATCTGACGACGCTTGGCTTCAAGAAGCCAGCCGCCGTGGCGCAGACCATCCGCGACTGGCTCACCGGCGACTACCGCGTCTTCCGCAACGAGCAGACCCGCAATGCCTTCGTCGAGTTCGTGCCGGCTTTGATCGACGGTCTCGCGCATGCCGAGGAGCCGGACCGCGCCGTCGTGGCCTTCGACCATTTCCTCCAGGCGCTCCAGCGCGGCGGCCGACTGATCACGCTGCTCGGCCAGAACCGCGATCTCGTCGCGCTCGTTGCGCTCGTGCTCGGCGCCGCGCCCCGGCTCGGCGAGATGCTGGCGCGGCAGCCGCAGCTGATGGACGGCCTGATCGATCCGCGCTTCTTCGGCGCGATGCCCGACAAGCGGGAATTGTCGGCGCGGCTTGCGGTCACGGTGCAGGATGCCGGCTCCTACGAGGAATTTCTGGACCGGCTGCGCCTGTTCGGGCAGGAGAGCTTGTTCCTGATCGGCACGCGCATTCTTTCGGGCACCGTCTCGGCGCAGCAGGCCAGCACGGCCTTTGCCGACGTCGCCGAGGGCATCGTCCATACCGTGCACGGTCTCGTCGCCGATCGCTTTGCCGCTCAGCACGGGCGCATCAAAGGGCAGGAGACCGCCATCATCGCGATGGGGCGGCTCGGCAGCCGCGAGATGACCGCATCCTCCGACCTCGACCTGATCCTGCTCTATGATTTCGACAGCGACGATCCGGACTCCGACGGCCGGAAATCGCTCCAGGGCGCGCATTATTTCGCCCGCTTCACCCAGCGCCTGATCAGCGCGTTCACCACCCGCACCAATTACGGCGTGCTGTACGAGATCGACATGCGACTGCGACCTTCGGGGCGCGCGGGTCCGGTGGCGTCCAGCCTCGTCTCCTTCGCGGACTACCAGGCCAATGAAGCATGGACCTGGGAGCACATGGCGCTGACGCGCGCACGCGTGGTGTCGGCCTCGGGAGAATTCACCGCGCGGATCGAGCGCATCATCCGCGAGGTGCTGACCCGCCCGCGCGACCCTGCGACTACCGCCAACGACGTCGCCGACATGCGCCGTGCGATCGCGCAGGAGAAGGGCGAGACCGACCATTGGGACCTGAAATATGCCTCAGGCGGCATGGTCGACATCGATTTCATCGCGCAATATCTCCAGCTCGTCCATGCACACGACAAGCCCGACATTCTCGATGTCAGCACACTGCAGGTGCTGGAGAATGCCGCCAGGCTCGGCGTGCTGCCGCAATCGGAAGCCGAGATCCTCCGCGCCGCGGCGCGGCTCTATCACGATCTGACGCAGATCCTGCGGCTCTGCGTCAGCGACCGCTTCAAGCCGGAAACGGCGGGAACAGACCTTCAGCGCGTGATGGCGCGCGCCGGCGATGCGCCGGATTTCTCCTCGCTGGAGGCGCGCGTGAAGGAGACGCAAAGCGAGGTGCGGCGCGTGTTCAGTGCGCTTCTGGAAGGGAAGTCGTCTGCTTGA
- a CDS encoding ATP-binding protein, whose amino-acid sequence MTAFGKLVRTTAFRLTLVYLLLFAMFAASLLGYFAWNTRRLITEEITQTVNAETSEINVIYDRRGLVGLVRTIEYRALRPGANLYLVTTPTGQAIAGNVGSLAPGVMGTTGWSETAYRRIEDADDRDHRALVRVTQLENGFRLLIGRDLAERRRLFSIVAKAAQWSILIVVVLGLGGGVFVARRVLTRIDAMSGTAHRIMTGDLSERLPVGRSGDELDRLAENLNAMLERIEALMSGLKEVSDNIAHDLKTPLTRLRNRAEEALAKSGCEADYRTALERTIEESDGLIRTFNALLMIARAESGQARGNMDDFDAADVAVGIHELYEPLAEDDGMTLKVKTQAAPIHGNRELISQALANLVENAIKYGKPDAQPQGTVISMDARQITIEAKREGDQVLLSVADRGPGIPEADRKHVVERFVRLEASRTMPGSGLGLSLASAVATLHGGELRLGDAQPGLVATLLLPARVGAGDRVAPAVADVPQKVA is encoded by the coding sequence GTGACGGCATTCGGTAAACTCGTCCGCACCACGGCATTCCGGCTGACGCTGGTCTATCTGCTGCTGTTCGCGATGTTCGCGGCCTCGCTGCTCGGCTATTTCGCCTGGAATACGCGGCGGCTTATCACCGAGGAAATCACCCAGACGGTGAATGCCGAGACCTCGGAGATCAACGTGATCTATGATCGCCGCGGCTTGGTCGGCCTCGTGCGAACGATCGAGTACCGCGCGCTGCGGCCGGGCGCCAACCTCTATCTCGTGACGACGCCGACCGGGCAGGCGATCGCCGGCAATGTCGGCTCGCTGGCGCCGGGCGTGATGGGAACGACCGGCTGGTCGGAGACGGCCTATCGTCGGATCGAGGATGCCGACGATCGCGACCATCGCGCGCTGGTGCGCGTCACCCAGCTCGAAAACGGCTTCCGCCTCCTGATCGGCCGCGATCTTGCCGAGCGGCGGCGCTTGTTCAGCATCGTGGCCAAGGCCGCGCAATGGTCGATCCTGATCGTCGTCGTGCTCGGCCTCGGCGGCGGCGTCTTCGTCGCGCGCAGGGTGCTGACGCGCATCGATGCGATGTCCGGCACGGCGCATCGCATCATGACCGGCGATCTCAGCGAGCGCCTGCCGGTCGGCCGCAGCGGCGACGAGCTTGATCGCCTCGCCGAGAATCTCAACGCCATGCTGGAGCGGATCGAGGCGCTGATGTCGGGGCTGAAGGAGGTCTCCGACAACATCGCGCACGACCTCAAGACGCCGCTGACGCGCTTGCGCAATCGCGCCGAGGAGGCGCTGGCGAAATCGGGCTGCGAGGCCGATTATCGCACCGCGCTGGAGCGGACCATCGAGGAATCCGACGGGCTGATCCGCACCTTCAATGCGCTCTTGATGATCGCGCGCGCCGAATCCGGCCAGGCGCGCGGCAACATGGATGATTTCGACGCCGCCGACGTCGCGGTCGGCATTCACGAGCTGTACGAGCCGCTGGCCGAAGACGACGGCATGACCTTGAAGGTCAAGACCCAGGCGGCGCCCATTCACGGCAATCGCGAATTGATCAGCCAGGCGCTCGCCAATCTGGTCGAGAACGCGATCAAGTACGGCAAGCCGGACGCTCAGCCCCAGGGAACCGTGATCAGCATGGATGCCCGTCAGATCACGATCGAGGCGAAGCGCGAAGGCGATCAGGTGCTGCTCAGCGTCGCCGACCGCGGCCCCGGAATTCCCGAGGCCGACCGCAAGCACGTCGTCGAGCGATTCGTCCGGCTGGAGGCGAGCCGCACCATGCCGGGCTCCGGCCTTGGCCTCAGCCTCGCCTCCGCCGTCGCTACGTTGCATGGCGGTGAATTGCGCCTGGGCGACGCCCAGCCCGGTCTCGTTGCCACGCTGCTGCTGCCGGCGCGCGTGGGGGCCGGCGACAGGGTTGCTCCTGCAGTAGCGGATGTGCCACAGAAGGTGGCATGA
- a CDS encoding response regulator transcription factor: MRLLIIEDDRESADYLVKAFREVGHIADHAGDGEEGLAMAENGDYDVLVVDRMLPKRDGLSLIGALRDTGDTTPVLILSALGQVDDRIKGLRAGGDDYLPKPYSFAELLARVEVLSRRRGGPAEDTLYRVGDLELDRLSHRVARGKDELTLQPREFRLLEYLMKHAGQVVTRTMLLENVWDYHFDPQTNVIDVHISRLRSKIDKGFERPLLHTIRGAGYMIRDGIR, encoded by the coding sequence ATGCGCCTCCTCATCATCGAAGACGACCGCGAATCCGCCGACTATCTCGTGAAGGCGTTTCGCGAGGTCGGACACATTGCCGACCACGCCGGTGACGGCGAGGAAGGCCTCGCCATGGCCGAGAACGGCGATTACGACGTGCTCGTGGTCGATCGCATGCTCCCCAAGCGCGACGGTCTGTCGCTGATCGGCGCGCTGCGCGACACGGGCGATACGACACCGGTCTTGATTCTCTCCGCACTCGGGCAGGTTGACGACCGCATCAAGGGTCTGCGCGCCGGCGGCGACGACTACCTGCCGAAGCCTTATTCCTTTGCCGAGCTGCTGGCTCGCGTCGAGGTGCTGTCGCGCCGCCGCGGCGGTCCGGCGGAGGACACGCTCTATCGCGTCGGCGACCTCGAGCTCGACCGGCTCTCCCACCGCGTCGCCCGCGGCAAGGACGAGCTGACGTTGCAACCGCGCGAATTCCGCCTGCTCGAATATCTCATGAAGCATGCCGGCCAAGTGGTGACGCGCACCATGCTGCTGGAGAACGTCTGGGACTATCATTTCGATCCGCAAACCAACGTGATCGACGTGCACATTTCGCGGTTGCGCTCCAAGATCGACAAGGGATTTGAGCGGCCGCTGCTGCACACGATCCGCGGCGCCGGGTACATGATCCGTGACGGCATTCGGTAA
- a CDS encoding Do family serine endopeptidase has translation MTDRPDLTNLPSYRQSRRSVFSARRIALMASVVAGLGIAVHGFSPSTSPADLFSSPAHAQVNNEVKKVDRPIGFADIVERVKPSVISVKVNIKEKATSNDDGDDSSPFQPGSPMERFFRRFGGPDGIPGLRGGGRGRVVQGQGSGFFISADGFAVTNNHVVDGADKVEVTTDDGKTYSAKVIGTDQRTDLALIKVEGGSNFPFAKLADSKPRIGDWVLAVGNPFGLGGTVTAGIVSASGRDIGNGPYDDFIQIDAPVNKGNSGGPAFDTNGEVMGVNTAIYSPSGGSVGIAFSIPANTVKSVVAQLKDKGSVSRGWIGVQIQPVTSDIADSLGMKKAEGALVAEPQKDGPAAKAGIESGDVITAVNGDSVKDARELARTIGGMAPGATVKLDVLHKGQDKVVNLTLGQLPNTVEAKADTDNGSGKGASRGTDVPKLGMTVAPANSVAGAGKDGVVVTEVDPKSAAAERGFKEGDVILEVGGKSVSTAGEVRDAINTARSDNKNSVLMRVKSGGQSRFVAVPIAKG, from the coding sequence ATGACCGACCGTCCCGATCTCACGAACCTTCCGTCCTACCGGCAGTCCCGCCGTTCGGTGTTTTCCGCCCGCAGGATCGCGCTGATGGCCTCGGTCGTCGCCGGCCTCGGCATCGCCGTCCACGGCTTCAGCCCGTCGACGTCGCCTGCGGATTTGTTCTCCAGCCCGGCGCACGCGCAGGTCAACAACGAGGTCAAGAAGGTCGATCGTCCGATCGGTTTCGCCGACATCGTCGAGCGCGTGAAGCCCTCGGTGATCTCGGTGAAGGTCAACATCAAGGAGAAGGCCACGAGCAACGACGACGGCGATGATTCCTCGCCATTCCAGCCGGGCTCGCCGATGGAACGCTTCTTCCGCCGCTTCGGCGGTCCGGATGGCATCCCCGGCCTCAGGGGCGGCGGTCGTGGCCGCGTCGTGCAGGGCCAGGGCTCCGGCTTCTTCATCTCGGCTGACGGCTTTGCGGTGACCAACAACCACGTGGTCGACGGCGCCGACAAGGTCGAGGTCACCACCGACGACGGCAAGACCTACAGCGCCAAGGTGATCGGCACCGACCAGCGCACCGACCTCGCCTTGATCAAGGTCGAGGGCGGCTCGAACTTCCCGTTCGCCAAGCTCGCGGACAGCAAGCCGCGGATCGGCGACTGGGTGCTCGCGGTCGGCAATCCCTTCGGCCTCGGCGGCACCGTGACTGCCGGCATCGTCTCGGCCAGCGGCCGCGACATCGGCAACGGCCCCTATGACGATTTCATCCAGATCGACGCGCCCGTGAACAAGGGCAATTCGGGCGGTCCGGCCTTCGACACCAACGGCGAAGTGATGGGCGTCAACACCGCGATCTACTCGCCCTCCGGCGGCAGCGTCGGTATTGCGTTCTCGATTCCAGCCAACACCGTCAAGAGCGTGGTCGCCCAGCTCAAGGACAAGGGCTCGGTCAGCCGCGGCTGGATCGGCGTTCAGATCCAGCCCGTCACGTCCGACATCGCCGACAGCCTGGGGATGAAGAAGGCCGAAGGCGCGCTGGTCGCGGAGCCGCAGAAGGACGGTCCGGCCGCGAAGGCCGGTATCGAGTCCGGCGACGTGATCACGGCCGTCAACGGCGATTCCGTCAAGGATGCGCGCGAACTCGCCCGCACCATCGGTGGCATGGCGCCCGGTGCGACCGTAAAGCTCGACGTGCTGCACAAGGGCCAGGACAAGGTCGTCAACCTCACCCTCGGCCAGCTGCCGAACACGGTCGAGGCCAAGGCCGACACTGATAACGGCAGCGGCAAGGGTGCGAGCAGGGGCACCGATGTGCCGAAGCTCGGCATGACCGTTGCGCCCGCCAACTCCGTGGCCGGCGCCGGCAAGGACGGCGTCGTGGTCACCGAAGTCGATCCGAAGAGCGCTGCGGCCGAACGCGGCTTCAAGGAAGGAGACGTGATCCTCGAAGTCGGCGGCAAGAGCGTGAGCACCGCCGGCGAAGTCCGCGACGCCATCAACACGGCGCGGTCCGACAACAAGAACAGCGTCCTGATGCGCGTGAAGAGCGGCGGCCAGTCGCGCTTCGTCGCGGTGCCCATCGCCAAGGGCTAG
- a CDS encoding methyl-accepting chemotaxis protein, translating to MFTNSNLTIRFLVGAVVAALLFLLGIGGGTGFVAVLYLNNEITSLSSDVAALSGPARDHAMQIYQQAQAAFSWFLVACGVIAVIAVAICLTTWFAVRNGILNPLAAIVHAMREVADQKFETPVPGLGGTNEIGLLAGALEVFKTNGIERRRLTEQQLHEAQHQADRSKYLDDRIKGFNGLVASVVDSVASSAVHLKRNAETLSQTANDTSSKANAVASGASQASASVQTVAGSAEEMTNSIGTISRRVTDATQRAEGAAAQAEKSRDTIHTLSDAADKIGEVVQLVQAIASQTNLLALNATIEAARAGESGKGFAVVASEVKSLAHQTSKATEEITAHVASIQGITAETRGAIDAISKTLSEISSIMSGIEVDTAQQRNATQDISRSVQDAARGTLDVSNHIVQITSTSAETGRMAAEARDSAVDLSQQAETLKREVDEFIASVRAS from the coding sequence ATGTTCACGAACAGCAATTTGACGATCCGTTTTCTGGTCGGCGCCGTCGTCGCTGCATTATTGTTCCTGCTGGGCATTGGTGGCGGCACGGGTTTCGTCGCGGTGCTCTATCTCAACAACGAGATTACCAGCCTCTCGTCCGACGTCGCCGCGCTGAGCGGTCCTGCGCGCGACCACGCGATGCAGATCTACCAGCAGGCGCAGGCCGCGTTCTCCTGGTTCCTGGTCGCCTGCGGCGTGATCGCGGTCATCGCCGTCGCGATCTGCCTCACCACTTGGTTCGCCGTGCGCAACGGCATTCTCAATCCCCTGGCGGCGATCGTGCATGCCATGCGCGAGGTTGCCGACCAGAAATTCGAGACGCCGGTCCCGGGTCTCGGCGGCACCAACGAGATTGGGTTGCTCGCCGGTGCGCTGGAAGTGTTCAAGACCAACGGGATCGAGCGGCGCCGTCTCACCGAGCAGCAGTTGCACGAAGCGCAGCACCAGGCTGACCGTTCAAAATACCTCGATGACCGGATCAAGGGCTTCAACGGGCTCGTCGCCAGCGTGGTCGACAGCGTGGCGTCGTCGGCCGTGCACCTGAAGCGCAACGCCGAGACGCTGTCGCAGACCGCCAACGATACCAGCAGCAAGGCCAATGCCGTCGCTAGCGGCGCGAGCCAGGCCAGCGCCAGCGTGCAGACGGTTGCGGGCTCGGCCGAGGAGATGACGAACTCGATCGGCACGATCAGTCGCCGCGTCACGGACGCGACGCAGCGCGCCGAGGGCGCGGCGGCGCAAGCCGAGAAGAGCCGCGACACCATCCATACGCTGTCGGATGCCGCCGACAAGATCGGCGAGGTCGTCCAACTGGTGCAGGCGATCGCATCGCAGACCAATCTGCTGGCGCTGAACGCCACGATCGAGGCGGCGCGGGCTGGCGAATCCGGCAAGGGCTTTGCGGTGGTTGCTTCGGAAGTGAAGAGCCTTGCGCATCAGACCAGCAAGGCGACGGAGGAAATCACCGCGCATGTTGCCAGCATCCAGGGCATCACCGCGGAGACGCGCGGCGCGATCGACGCGATCTCGAAGACGCTGTCGGAGATTTCGTCGATCATGTCCGGCATCGAGGTCGACACCGCCCAGCAGCGCAATGCCACGCAGGACATCAGCCGCAGCGTCCAGGACGCCGCGCGCGGCACGCTCGACGTCTCCAACCACATCGTTCAGATCACCTCGACCTCGGCCGAGACCGGCCGCATGGCGGCTGAAGCCCGGGATTCCGCCGTCGATCTGTCGCAGCAGGCGGAGACCCTGAAGCGCGAAGTCGACGAATTCATCGCCAGCGTCAGGGCAAGTTGA
- a CDS encoding cytochrome c-type biogenesis protein — translation MRRMMAAFVALMLLAVPAVHAVQPDEIMSDPAKEARARALSRELRCMVCQNQSIDDSDAPLARDLRLLVRERIAAGDSNSQVLDFLVARYGEFVLLKPRFERQTMLLWLLAPLLLMGGGFALWRQNRRRTQDGADLPTPPLTPDEEARLAALMSEDAKSSQP, via the coding sequence ATGCGCCGCATGATGGCCGCGTTCGTCGCGCTGATGCTGCTGGCCGTGCCTGCGGTGCATGCCGTGCAGCCCGACGAGATCATGTCGGATCCGGCCAAGGAAGCGCGCGCGCGCGCATTGTCGCGCGAGCTGCGCTGCATGGTCTGCCAGAACCAGTCGATCGACGATTCCGATGCGCCGCTCGCGCGCGACCTGCGGCTCCTGGTGCGCGAGCGGATCGCGGCCGGCGACAGCAATTCGCAGGTGCTCGACTTCCTGGTCGCGCGCTACGGCGAATTCGTGCTGCTGAAGCCGCGCTTCGAGCGACAGACCATGCTGTTGTGGCTGCTCGCGCCGCTGCTGCTGATGGGTGGCGGCTTCGCGCTGTGGCGGCAGAATCGCCGGCGCACGCAGGACGGTGCAGATCTGCCGACGCCGCCGCTGACGCCGGACGAAGAGGCGAGGCTCGCGGCGTTGATGTCCGAAGATGCGAAGTCGTCCCAGCCCTAA